Proteins co-encoded in one Paracoccus aestuarii genomic window:
- a CDS encoding UbiH/UbiF family hydroxylase, which produces MTDTRIDDIDILISGGGLAGLIAACAFGAEGFSVLCVDPAPPVTEEDAAGADLRSTAFLTPSVALFERIGLWEALAPHATALQVMRIVDAGGTAPTPRLTRDFDAAEIGDQPFGWNLPNWLMRRELMARIHALPSVRVIHGTGTATVLARSEGAVVTLTDGRRLRARLLIGADGRDSAVRRALGIGVRTWRYGQKALAFAVTHDQPHHNVSTEVHRAGGPFTLVPLPDRDGRPGSAVVWMDDAAAIDALTALSAPAFEAALNDRSAGVLGHLRPATRLTAWPIISQIAHRFTGPRTALIAEAAHVLPPIGAQGLNMSLADLSALLDLSRADAGSAESLARYDRSRRPEAMARILGIDALNRASQLRLRPLRDLRAAALGGLYAVTPVRRLMMRAGLGAR; this is translated from the coding sequence ATGACCGACACGCGCATCGACGACATCGACATCCTGATCTCGGGCGGCGGGCTGGCCGGGCTGATCGCCGCCTGCGCCTTCGGGGCCGAGGGGTTCTCGGTCCTCTGCGTCGACCCCGCCCCCCCGGTGACCGAGGAGGACGCGGCAGGCGCCGACCTGCGCTCCACCGCCTTCCTGACGCCGTCCGTCGCGCTTTTCGAACGCATCGGGTTGTGGGAGGCCCTCGCCCCCCACGCCACCGCCCTGCAGGTCATGCGCATCGTCGATGCGGGCGGCACGGCGCCCACCCCCCGCCTGACCCGCGATTTCGACGCGGCCGAGATCGGCGACCAGCCCTTCGGCTGGAACCTGCCCAACTGGCTGATGCGGCGCGAGCTGATGGCGCGCATCCACGCCCTGCCCTCGGTCCGGGTGATCCACGGCACCGGTACGGCGACGGTCCTGGCCCGATCCGAAGGGGCGGTGGTGACCCTGACCGACGGCCGCCGCCTGCGCGCCCGCCTGCTGATCGGCGCGGATGGGCGCGATTCGGCGGTCCGGCGCGCCTTGGGCATCGGGGTGCGCACCTGGCGCTACGGGCAAAAGGCGCTAGCCTTCGCGGTCACGCATGACCAGCCCCATCACAACGTCTCGACCGAGGTGCATCGCGCGGGCGGGCCCTTCACGCTGGTTCCCCTGCCCGACCGCGACGGCAGGCCCGGATCGGCCGTGGTCTGGATGGATGACGCCGCAGCCATCGACGCGTTGACGGCCCTGTCCGCCCCCGCCTTCGAGGCGGCGCTGAACGACCGCTCGGCAGGCGTCCTCGGCCATCTGCGCCCGGCAACGCGGCTGACCGCATGGCCGATCATCAGCCAGATCGCCCACCGCTTCACCGGCCCCCGCACCGCACTGATCGCCGAGGCCGCCCATGTCCTGCCCCCCATCGGCGCGCAGGGCCTGAACATGAGCCTCGCGGACCTCTCGGCGCTGCTGGATCTCAGCCGCGCCGATGCGGGCAGCGCCGAGAGCCTGGCGCGCTACGACCGCAGCCGCCGCCCCGAGGCGATGGCGCGCATCCTGGGCATCGACGCGCTGAACCGCGCCAGCCAGCTGCGCCTGCGCCCGCTGCGCGACCTGCGGGCGGCGGCGCTCGGCGGGCTGTATGCGGTGACGCCGGTGCGGCGGCTGATGATGCGCGCGGGCCTGGGCGCGCGCTGA
- a CDS encoding pyrimidine 5'-nucleotidase, with amino-acid sequence MDFSHVTAWIFDLDNTLYPPEAQLFAQIEVRMTAWMMRALDVPQDHANRLRAEYWRLHGTTLAGLMAEHQVDPAAYLADVHDIDFSVLEPDPDLAAAIAALPGRRIIHTNGDAGYARRVLAARALPEDLFDAVYGIEEAGFHPKPDPRAYAPILAASGIDPARAAFFEDDPRNLIVPHDLGMCTVLVGDGRHGPDALTGGVGPHVQHRTHDLTGFLRALV; translated from the coding sequence ATGGATTTTTCGCATGTCACCGCCTGGATCTTCGATCTGGACAACACCCTCTATCCGCCCGAGGCGCAGCTTTTCGCGCAGATCGAGGTCCGGATGACCGCCTGGATGATGCGCGCGCTGGACGTGCCGCAGGATCACGCGAACCGCCTGCGCGCCGAATACTGGCGCCTGCACGGCACCACTTTGGCCGGGCTGATGGCCGAACATCAGGTCGATCCCGCGGCCTATCTGGCCGATGTGCATGACATCGACTTCTCGGTGCTGGAACCGGACCCGGACCTGGCTGCGGCCATCGCGGCCCTGCCGGGTCGGCGGATCATCCACACCAATGGCGATGCGGGTTACGCCCGCCGCGTGCTGGCCGCCCGCGCCCTGCCCGAGGACCTGTTCGACGCCGTCTATGGCATCGAGGAGGCGGGTTTTCACCCCAAGCCCGACCCCCGCGCCTATGCGCCGATCCTGGCCGCCTCCGGCATCGACCCCGCCCGGGCCGCCTTCTTCGAGGATGACCCGCGCAACCTGATCGTGCCGCACGACCTGGGCATGTGTACCGTGCTGGTGGGCGACGGCCGCCACGGGCCCGACGCACTGACGGGTGGGGTCGGCCCCCATGTCCAGCACCGCACCCATGACCTGACCGGTTTCCTGCGCGCGCTGGTCTGA
- a CDS encoding GntR family transcriptional regulator, producing the protein MKDAYSLILTAIEGGTYRPGDRLVESELAERFGVSRTPVREALQRLETQAMLVRDGRSLIVASLDHNQLAELYTVRAELEALAARLAARHATPEEVRVLAQMVEEDRRAKGDPEALARANKRFHRQIHLASHNRYLVQQLDLVHRTMALMARTSLAAEGRGETALAEHARIVDAIAAGDGAAADRALRQHISMAWETRLKLEAQAGG; encoded by the coding sequence ATGAAAGACGCCTATTCCCTGATCCTGACCGCCATCGAGGGCGGCACATACCGCCCCGGCGACCGGCTGGTCGAATCCGAGCTGGCCGAGCGGTTCGGCGTCAGCCGCACCCCCGTGCGCGAGGCGCTGCAGCGGCTGGAGACCCAGGCCATGCTGGTGCGCGACGGGCGCAGCCTGATCGTGGCCTCGCTGGACCACAACCAGCTGGCCGAGCTGTATACCGTGCGGGCCGAGCTGGAGGCGCTGGCCGCGCGCCTGGCCGCCCGCCACGCCACGCCCGAGGAGGTGCGCGTTCTGGCCCAGATGGTCGAGGAGGACCGCCGCGCCAAGGGCGACCCCGAGGCGCTGGCCCGCGCCAACAAGCGGTTCCACCGCCAGATCCACCTGGCCTCCCACAACCGCTATCTGGTCCAGCAGCTGGACCTGGTGCACCGGACCATGGCGCTGATGGCGCGGACCTCGCTGGCGGCCGAAGGGCGGGGCGAGACCGCGCTGGCCGAACATGCCCGCATCGTGGATGCGATCGCGGCGGGGGACGGGGCGGCGGCGGACCGCGCGCTGCGCCAGCATATCTCGATGGCCTGGGAGACGCGGCTGAAGCTGGAGGCGCAGGCGGGTGGCTGA
- a CDS encoding DNA-3-methyladenine glycosylase family protein has translation MAEPRLILTQDDIDEGCAHLAAVCPVWARVLPELGPLPLRRQPDGFGAMAQAIVGQQVSVAAAAAIWGRLQAAGLDRQATLRDAEDETLRAAGLSRAKARYLRGIAAAGLDWEGLRDLPDDRAIADLVALPGIGVWTAEIYLKFALGRADVFAAGDMALQEAARGLYGLADRPRAAALRMMAEPWRPWRAVAARGLWAYYRWAKGREGTL, from the coding sequence GTGGCTGAACCGCGGCTGATCCTGACCCAGGACGACATCGACGAGGGCTGCGCCCATCTGGCGGCGGTCTGCCCGGTCTGGGCGCGGGTGCTGCCGGAGCTGGGGCCGCTGCCCTTGCGCCGCCAGCCGGACGGGTTCGGGGCGATGGCGCAGGCGATCGTGGGTCAGCAGGTCTCGGTCGCGGCGGCGGCGGCGATCTGGGGGCGGCTGCAGGCCGCCGGGCTGGACCGGCAGGCGACGCTGCGCGATGCCGAGGACGAGACCTTGCGCGCGGCAGGGCTGTCGCGGGCCAAGGCGCGCTATCTGCGTGGGATCGCGGCGGCGGGGCTGGATTGGGAAGGCCTGCGCGATCTGCCCGACGACCGGGCCATCGCGGATCTGGTCGCGCTGCCCGGAATCGGCGTCTGGACGGCCGAGATCTATCTGAAATTCGCCTTGGGCCGCGCGGATGTCTTTGCGGCGGGCGATATGGCCCTGCAGGAGGCCGCGCGCGGCCTGTACGGGCTGGCCGACCGGCCGCGCGCCGCGGCGCTGCGGATGATGGCCGAGCCGTGGCGGCCATGGCGCGCGGTTGCGGCGCGGGGGCTGTGGGCCTATTACCGATGGGCCAAAGGACGCGAGGGAACGCTATGA
- a CDS encoding alpha/beta hydrolase — protein MTEPLQSARRGPEKAGSVVVFLHGYGADGTDLLGLAEPLAPHLPDTAFYAPDAPEPCRNNPMGFQWFPIPWLDGSSETDARISMDQSVDRLNDFLDEVLAAEGLGAERMVLVGFSQGTMMALHVAPRRGEAVAGIVGFSGRLLSPEAVAAEARVKPPVLLIHGDQDEVVPFDDMNVAGQALQGAGFTVYGHVMQGTGHGISPDGLSVALAFLREHLPG, from the coding sequence ATGACCGAACCGCTGCAATCCGCCCGCCGGGGCCCCGAAAAGGCCGGATCGGTCGTCGTCTTCCTGCATGGCTATGGGGCGGACGGCACCGACCTTTTGGGCCTGGCCGAACCGCTGGCCCCGCATCTGCCGGACACGGCCTTCTATGCCCCCGACGCGCCCGAGCCGTGTCGCAACAATCCGATGGGGTTTCAGTGGTTTCCCATCCCCTGGCTGGACGGATCGTCCGAGACGGATGCCCGCATCAGCATGGACCAGTCGGTGGACCGGCTGAACGATTTCCTGGACGAGGTGCTGGCCGCCGAAGGGCTGGGCGCGGAGCGCATGGTGCTGGTGGGCTTTTCCCAAGGCACGATGATGGCGCTGCATGTCGCCCCCCGCCGGGGCGAGGCCGTGGCCGGGATCGTCGGATTTTCGGGGCGGCTGCTGTCGCCCGAGGCCGTGGCGGCCGAAGCGCGGGTCAAGCCGCCGGTGCTGCTGATCCATGGCGATCAGGACGAGGTCGTGCCCTTCGACGACATGAACGTGGCGGGCCAGGCCCTGCAGGGGGCGGGCTTCACCGTCTATGGCCATGTCATGCAAGGCACCGGGCATGGCATATCGCCCGACGGGCTGTCGGTGGCGCTGGCCTTCCTGCGCGAGCATCTGCCGGGGTGA
- a CDS encoding HNH endonuclease — translation MLDDHQHPDFRTHFVREPANLRHYPALVLNADYRPLSYYPLSLWPWQEAIKAVFLDRVSIIAEYDHEVRSQRQAFRIPSVVVLKDFVRPQKRVAFTRFNLFLRDEFCCQYCGAKGDLTFDHVIPRSRGGITSWENVVAACSPCNLRKANRSLRHSGLTLRKPPRQPSAEEMHAIGRRFPPNHLHDSWMDFLYWDAELDS, via the coding sequence ATGCTGGACGACCATCAACACCCCGACTTTCGAACGCATTTCGTGCGCGAACCGGCGAACCTGCGCCACTATCCCGCGCTGGTGCTGAATGCCGATTATCGCCCGCTGAGCTATTATCCGCTGTCCTTGTGGCCGTGGCAGGAGGCGATCAAGGCGGTGTTCCTGGACCGGGTCAGCATCATCGCCGAATATGATCACGAGGTCCGAAGTCAGCGCCAGGCCTTCCGGATCCCGTCTGTCGTGGTGCTGAAGGATTTCGTCAGACCCCAGAAGCGCGTGGCCTTCACGCGCTTCAATCTTTTTCTGAGGGACGAATTCTGCTGCCAGTATTGCGGGGCCAAGGGGGATCTGACCTTCGATCACGTCATCCCGCGGTCGCGCGGCGGCATCACCAGCTGGGAAAACGTCGTCGCGGCCTGTTCGCCCTGCAACCTGCGCAAGGCCAATCGCAGCCTGCGCCATTCGGGCCTGACGCTGCGCAAGCCGCCGCGCCAGCCCTCGGCCGAGGAGATGCATGCCATCGGCCGGCGCTTTCCGCCGAACCATCTGCATGACAGCTGGATGGATTTCCTGTACTGGGATGCCGAACTGGACAGCTGA